From a region of the Narcine bancroftii isolate sNarBan1 chromosome 5, sNarBan1.hap1, whole genome shotgun sequence genome:
- the LOC138765541 gene encoding uncharacterized protein produces the protein MGAAMVLVRNGTLVDRGVADYSMFAVWVTGGGDSGFSTWSVGTGVSDGDVLASLSSHLSRAGVSPAQPSRAGVSPAQPSRAGVSPPSRVALASPPPSRVALASPPPSRVALASPPPSRVALASPPPSRVALASPPPSRVALASPPPSRVALASPPPSRVALASPPPSRVALASPPPSRVALASPPPSRVALASPPPSRVALASPPPSRVALASPPPSRVALASPPPSRVALASPPPSRVALASPPPSRVALASPPPSRVALASPPPSRVALASPPPSRVALASPPPSRVALASPPPSRVALASPPPSRVALASPPPSRVALASPPPSRVALASPPPSRVALASPPPSRVALASPPPSRVALASPPPSRVALASPPPSRVALASPPPSRVALASPPPSRVALASPPPSRVALASPPPSRVALASPPPSRVALASPPPSRVALASPPPSRVALASPPPSRVALASPPPSRVALASPPPSRVALASPPPSRVALASPPPSRVALASPPPSRVALASPPPSRVALASPPPSRVALASPPPSRVALASPPPSRVALASPPPSRVALASPPPTRVALASPPPTRVALASPPPTRVALASPPPTRVAETSALRRACNLHAGNTGSES, from the exons ATGGGTGCTGCAATGGTGTTGGTCAGGAATGGGACCTTGGTCGATAGAGGTGTCGCGGACTACAGTATGTTTGCAGTTTGGGTCACCGGTGGAGGCGACAGTGGCTTCAGCACCTGGTCAGTGGGGACGGGGGTTAGCGATGGAGATGTT CTGGCGTCTCTCTCCTCCCATTtgagtcgcgctggcgtctccccCGCCCAGccgagtcgcgctggcgtctccccCGCCCAGccgagtcgcgctggcgtctccccGCCCAGccgagtcgcgctggcgtctccccCGCCCAGccgagtcgcgctggcgtctccccCGCCCAGccgagtcgcgctggcgtctccccCGCCCAGccgagtcgcgctggcgtctccccCGCCCAGccgagtcgcgctggcgtctccccCGCCCAGccgagtcgcgctggcgtctccccCGCCCAGccgagtcgcgctggcgtctccccCGCCCAGccgagtcgcgctggcgtctccccCGCCCAGccgagtcgcgctggcgtctccccCGCCCAGccgagtcgcgctggcgtctccccCGCCCAGccgagtcgcgctggcgtctccccCGCCCAGccgagtcgcgctggcgtctccccCGCCCAGccgagtcgcgctggcgtctccccCGCCCAGccgagtcgcgctggcgtctccccCGCCCAGccgagtcgcgctggcgtctccccCGCCCAGccgagtcgcgctggcgtctccccCGCCCAGccgagtcgcgctggcgtctccccCGCCCAGccgagtcgcgctggcgtctccccCGCCCAGccgagtcgcgctggcgtctccccCGCCCAGccgagtcgcgctggcgtctccccCGCCCAGccgagtcgcgctggcgtctccccCGCCCAGccgagtcgcgctggcgtctccccCGCCCAGccgagtcgcgctggcgtctccccCGCCCAGccgagtcgcgctggcgtctccccCGCCCAGccgagtcgcgctggcgtctccccCGCCCAGccgagtcgcgctggcgtctccccCGCCCAGccgagtcgcgctggcgtctccccCGCCCAGccgagtcgcgctggcgtctccccCGCCCAGccgagtcgcgctggcgtctccccCGCCCAGccgagtcgcgctggcgtctccccCGCCCAGccgagtcgcgctggcgtctccccCGCCCAGccgagtcgcgctggcgtctccccCGCCCAGccgagtcgcgctggcgtctccccCGCCCAGccgagtcgcgctggcgtctccccCGCCCAGccgagtcgcgctggcgtctccccCGCCCAGccgagtcgcgctggcgtctccccCGCCCAGccgagtcgcgctggcgtctccccCGCCCAGccgagtcgcgctggcgtctccccCGCCCAGccgagtcgcgctggcgtctccccCGCCCAGccgagtcgcgctggcgtctccccCGCCCAGccgagtcgcgctggcgtctccccCGCCCAGccgagtcgcgctggcgtctccccCGCCCAGccgagtcgcgctggcgtctccccCGCCCAGccgagtcgcgctggcgtctccccCGCCCAGccgagtcgcgctggcgtctccccCGCCCAGccgagtcgcgctggcgtctccccCGCCCAGccgagtcgcgctggcgtctccccCGCCCAGccgagtcgcgctggcgtctcccccgcccacccgagtcgcgctggcgtctcccccgcccacccgagtcgcgctggcgtctcccccgcccacccgagtcgcgctggcgtctcccccgcccacccgagtcgcagaAACCAGCGCACTCAGGAGAGCATGCAATCTCCATGCAGGAAACACGGGAAGTGAAAGTTGA